The sequence below is a genomic window from Zhongshania aliphaticivorans.
CAATGCCTGCAATTGCGTTTCAGTCATTTCTGCTGACAGGGAGCTAAATGCGGCCAATAAGGTGTCTTCATTGTCAGTGTAATCGGCGGCGACTTCGCGCATCAATTGCGCCAGAAAAGCATTTTTGGCCATAGCTGCACGATAAATGAAGGCGTGGCCAGCTTTATTACGGATTAAGAGCTTCTTTTTATATAGCCGGTCAAGGGTACTTTGGATCGTGTTTAACGTTCTCACCGAATC
It includes:
- a CDS encoding BlaI/MecI/CopY family transcriptional regulator, coding for MQLGYLEKLVLQYFWDTDEADAKRVHRELTDDSVRTLNTIQSTLDRLYKKKLLIRNKAGHAFIYRAAMAKNAFLAQLMREVAADYTDNEDTLLAAFSSLSAEMTETQLQALASLIDQRRASDKSGK